The Vitis vinifera cultivar Pinot Noir 40024 chromosome 12, ASM3070453v1 genome has a segment encoding these proteins:
- the LOC100259230 gene encoding switch 2, translated as MKTRKTLFQNNSTPNFKSKNISNGCETTSISMSLNTLKETLRQCTNPSSSTLISYTNSSISREIDPINPRKPPKSSLSKQLQRLQDPFSLPQIQPRNQQKQSLDHEEEEEVEAQEGFEKPQLGFLQFDLTGPFVPLVLSSDDEVPVIQVPASINHRLLEHQREGVKFLYNLYKHNHGGVLGDDMGLGKTIQTIAFLAAMFGKDGECGDSTILKGNQMGKKGPVLIVCPTSVIHNWESEFSKWATFSVSVYHGANRDLILDKLEAHGVEILITSFDTYRIHGSILSEVPWEIVVIDEAHRLKNEKSKLYTACLEIKTCKRIGLTGTIMQNKIMELFNLFDWVAPGCLGTREHFREFYDEPLKHGQRSTAPERFVRVADERKQHLVAVLHKYLLRRTKEETIGHLMMGKEDNVVFCAMSELQKRVYTRMLQLPDIQCLINKDLPCSCGSPLTQVECCKRTVPNGVIWSYLHRDNPDGCDSCPFCLVLPCLVKLLQISNHLELIKPNPRDDPDKQRKDAEFASAVFGTDIDLVGGNTQSESFMGLSDVKHCGKMRALEKLMLSWVSHGDKILLFSYSVRMLDILEKFLIRKGYCFSRLDGSTPTNLRQSLVDDFNSSPSKQVFLISTRAGGLGLNLVSANRVVIFDPNWNPAQDLQAQDRSFRYGQKRHVVVFRLLAAGSLEELVYSRQVYKQQLSNIAISGKMEKRYFEGVQDCKEFQGELFGICNLFRDLSDKLFTSEIIELHENQRQDHGHNRSTKMDLSELGSYFVQSKEAIETVSSAPESRKPKYFKSDTTLEDLGIVYAHRNEDIVNFGPTIQGKEEASVAQHDGQRQSHIPVAEKRRPNGVSRKENASSAKDWKKREFSLLAQFMGMKEVEFSKWLLAAAPSEREKVLQDYKKRKKKIPNG; from the exons atgaaaacaaggaaaacactttttcaaaacaattctacaccaaattttaaaagcaaaaacatCTCAAACGGTTGCGAAACCACGTCAATCTCCATGTCATTGAACACATTGAAGGAGACCCTCAGGCAGTGCACAAACCCATCATCCTCCACGCTCATCTCTTACACAAACTCCTCAATTTCACGTGAAATCGATCCCATAAACCCTAGAAAACCGCCCAAATCATCCCTCTCTAAGCAGCTTCAACGTCTCCAAGACCCCTTCTCTTTACCCCAAATTCAACCGCGGAACCAACAAAAACAGTCACTAGaccatgaagaagaagaagaagtagaaGCACAAGAAGGGTTTGAGAAACCCCAGTTgggttttcttcaatttgaccTCACGGGTCCTTTTGTACCGTTGGTCTTGTCTTCGGACGATGAAGTTCCGGTGATACAG GTTCCAGCATCTATTAACCATAGGCTTCTTGAACATCAAAGAGAAGGAGTGAAGTTCTTGTACAATTTGTACAAGCACAACCATGGAGGTGTTCTTGGAGATGACAT GGGACTGGGGAAGACCATTCAAACAATTGCATTCTTGGCTGCTATGTTTGGAAAAGATGGAGAATGTGGTGACTCCACGATACTTAAGGGAAATCAGATGGGAAAGAAGGGTCCCGTGTTAATTGTTTGCCCAACTTCTGTTATTCACAATTGGGAAAGCGAATTCTCTAAGTGGGCAACTTTTAGTGTCTCTGTTTACCATGGTGCAAATCGTGATCTCATTCTCGACAAACTAGAAGCACATGGAGTGGAGATACTTATTACCAGTTTTGACACATACCGAATTCATGGCAGCATCTTGTCAGAGGTTCCGTGGGAGATAGTGGTCATTGATGAGGCCCATCgactgaaaaatgaaaaatcaaaactttACACTGCTTGTTTAGAAATTAAAACTTGTAAACGAATTGGTCTGACAGGAACCATAATGCAGAACAAAATTATGGAATTGTTCAATCTCTTTGACTGGGTGGCACCAGGTTGTTTGGGAACACGGGAACATTTCCGGGAGTTTTATGATGAACCCCTCAAGCATGGCCAGAGGTCAACTGCTCCTGAAAGATTTGTCCGGGTTGCTGATGAGCGAAAACAACACTTAGTGGCAGTTCTACATAAATATCTTCTAAGAAGGACAAAAGAAGAGACTATTGGCCATCTTATGATGGGAAAGGAAGATAATGTTGTATTTTGTGCGATGAGTGAGTTGCAAAAACGGGTTTATACAAGGATGTTACAGTTACCAGATATCCAGTGCCTCATAAATAAGGATCTCCCATGCAGCTGTGGTAGCCCTCTTACTCAAGTTGAATGTTGTAAAAGGACTGTACCAAATGGAGTCATCTGGTCATACCTTCACAGGGACAATCCTGATGGTTGTGATTCATGTCCCTTTTGCCTTGTTCTTCCTTGTCTTGTCAAGCTCCTGCAG ATAAGCAATCACTTGGAGCTGATTAAACCTAACCCCAGGGATGACCCtgataaacaaagaaaagatgCTGAATTTGCATCTGCTGTGTTTGGTACTGACATTGATTTGGTGGGGGGAAACACTCAGAGTGAGAGTTTTATGGGCCTAAGTGATGTTAAACACTGTGGCAAGATGCGAGCATTGGAAAAGTTAATGTTGTCTTGGGTTTCACATGGTGACAAAATTCTTCTGTTCAGTTACTCCGTCAG GATGTTGGACATTCTGGAGAAGTTTCTTATACGCAAAGGTTATTGCTTCTCAAGACTTGATGGTTCCACTCCAACCAACTTGCGTCAATCTCTTGTTGATGACTTCAACTCAAGTCCAAGCAAGCAA GTGTTTCTTATATCAACCCGAGCTGGTGGGCTTGGACTGAATCTTGTCAGTGCAAACCGCGTAGTAATATTTGATCCAAACTGGAATCCTGCTCAAGATTTACAGGCCCAGGACAGGTCATTTCGTTATGGGCAAAAGCGTCATGTTGTGGTGTTCCGCCTTCTTGCAGCTGGTTCTCTTGAGGAACTTGTTTATTCCCGTCAAGTGTACAAACAGCAGCTGTCAAATATTGCAATTTctggaaaaatggaaaaacgaTATTTTGAGGGTGTCCAG GACTGCAAGGAATTTCAAGGCGAACTTTTTGGGATCTGCAACTTATTTCGTGATCTATCTGATAAGCTTTTTACCAGTGAGATCATAGAGTTACATGAAAATCAAAGACAAGATCATGGGCACAATCGTAGTACAAAAATGGATTTAAGTGAACTTGGAAGCTACTTCGTGCAATCAAAAGAAGCTATTGAAACAGTTTCCTCAGCGCCTGAAAGCAGAAAGCCTAAATATTTTAAGAGTGATACAACGCTCGAAGACTTGG GTATTGTGTATGCCCACCGAAACGAAGATATCGTCAATTTTGGTCCCACAATTCAAGGGAAGGAAGAAGCGTCTGTTGCTCAGCATGATGGCCAGAGGCAATCGCATATCCCTGTTGCAGAGAAAAGAAGACCAAATGGAGTATCTAGAAAAGAGAATGCTTCTTCAGCCAAGGACTGGAAAAAGAGAGAATTTAGCCTCCTGGCTCAGTTCATGGGCATGAAAGAGGTTGAATTCAGCAAGTGGCTGCTAGCGGCAGCTCCTTCAGAGCGTGAGAAAGTGCTTCAAGATTacaagaagagaaagaagaaaataccTAATGGATGA
- the LOC100254110 gene encoding uncharacterized protein LOC100254110 isoform X2, producing MQEPVKGTVTPLASLFPPEEAQKASKRVQDALADRQSELDRLQGFIADNTALVNLVQRLPDELHHDIMVPFGKAAFFPGRLVHTNEFLVLLGEGYYAERTSKQTVEILDRRGKALESQVDSLKAMMKDLKAEVSFFDATAAEAVEGLVEIREDYVEESSSERVIERGPPKPDSPRFSGEDSMKVAAEDEEYARMMLRFDELEKEELAAGSGDEHDEDEHNEADVDHSLSQLSGDHVLGSLEERQVRKPLHHSKDEYATTEELLSKQHFEEDFANQLKLEGLKEQSVPKDSDDVSHGKSFANRATQSSSHGKDNIQALPTSKAETSVQSSKPATDSLKAFTGSIVEHTRNIQMNPREQAASSSQSSGSQPTKPVSRFKMQRR from the exons ATGCAAGAGCCAGTGAAAGGCACAGTAACGCCTCTGGCCTCACTGTTTCCGCCGGAGGAAGCTCAAAAGGCCTCGAAGCGTGTGCAGGATGCGCTCGCCGACCGGCAATCGGAGCTCGATCGTCTCCAGGGATTCATTGCCGACAACACCGCCCTCGTCAACCTAGTCCAACGCCTCCCCGACGAACTCCACCATGACATCATG GTTCCGTTTGGGAAAGCTGCATTCTTTCCTGGCCGTTTGGTTCACACCAATGAGTTCCTG GTTCTTCTAGGGGAAGGTTACTATGCTGAGAGAACATCTAAACAAACTGTAGAGATCCTAGACAGAAGAGGGAAAGCTTTGGAATCACAAGTTGATTCCTTGAAGGCCATGATGAAGGATTTAAAAGCTGAAGTTTCATTTTTTGATGCTACAGCTGCTGAAGCAGTG GAAGGACTTGTGGAGATCAGGGAAGATTATGTTGAGGAAAGTTCTTCAGAGAGGGTGATTGAAAGAG GTCCTCCAAAACCAGATTCTCCAAGGTTTTCTGGAGAAGACAGCATGAAAGTTGCTGCTGAAGATGAAGAATATGCCCGCATGATGTTGAGGTTCGATGAACTTGAGAAAGAAGAACTTGCTGCTGGAAGTGGAGATGAGCATGATGAAGATGAGCACAATGAAGCTGATGTTGATCACTCCCTGAGTCAGCTTTCTGGTGATCATGTTCTTGGAAGTTTAGAG GAGCGCCAAGTAAGGAAGCCATTGCATCATTCAAAGGATGAATATGCAACCACTGAAGAGTTACTGAGTAAGCAACACTTTGAAGAAGATTTTGCTAATCAGTTAAAG CTTGAAGGTTTGAAGGAGCAATCTGTACCTAAAG ATTCAGATGATGTTTCACATGGCAAAAGTTTTGCAAATAGGGCGACTCAGTCCAGTTCTCATGGGAAGGACAACATTCAAGCTCTGCCTACATCAAAAGCTGAG ACTTCCGTCCAGTCTTCTAAGCCAGCCACAGATAGTCTCAAG GCATTTACGGGCTCTATTGTAGAGCACACTCGCAATATACAAATGAATCCAAGGGAACAAGCTGCATCTTCATCTCAG TCTTCTGGGTCTCAACCTACGAAACCAGTTTCTAGATTCAAGATGCAGAGAAGATAG
- the LOC100254110 gene encoding uncharacterized protein LOC100254110 isoform X1, whose amino-acid sequence MQEPVKGTVTPLASLFPPEEAQKASKRVQDALADRQSELDRLQGFIADNTALVNLVQRLPDELHHDIMVPFGKAAFFPGRLVHTNEFLVLLGEGYYAERTSKQTVEILDRRGKALESQVDSLKAMMKDLKAEVSFFDATAAEAVEGLVEIREDYVEESSSERVIERGPPKPDSPRFSGEDSMKVAAEDEEYARMMLRFDELEKEELAAGSGDEHDEDEHNEADVDHSLSQLSGDHVLGSLEERQVRKPLHHSKDEYATTEELLSKQHFEEDFANQLKSKIQLEGLKEQSVPKDSDDVSHGKSFANRATQSSSHGKDNIQALPTSKAETSVQSSKPATDSLKAFTGSIVEHTRNIQMNPREQAASSSQSSGSQPTKPVSRFKMQRR is encoded by the exons ATGCAAGAGCCAGTGAAAGGCACAGTAACGCCTCTGGCCTCACTGTTTCCGCCGGAGGAAGCTCAAAAGGCCTCGAAGCGTGTGCAGGATGCGCTCGCCGACCGGCAATCGGAGCTCGATCGTCTCCAGGGATTCATTGCCGACAACACCGCCCTCGTCAACCTAGTCCAACGCCTCCCCGACGAACTCCACCATGACATCATG GTTCCGTTTGGGAAAGCTGCATTCTTTCCTGGCCGTTTGGTTCACACCAATGAGTTCCTG GTTCTTCTAGGGGAAGGTTACTATGCTGAGAGAACATCTAAACAAACTGTAGAGATCCTAGACAGAAGAGGGAAAGCTTTGGAATCACAAGTTGATTCCTTGAAGGCCATGATGAAGGATTTAAAAGCTGAAGTTTCATTTTTTGATGCTACAGCTGCTGAAGCAGTG GAAGGACTTGTGGAGATCAGGGAAGATTATGTTGAGGAAAGTTCTTCAGAGAGGGTGATTGAAAGAG GTCCTCCAAAACCAGATTCTCCAAGGTTTTCTGGAGAAGACAGCATGAAAGTTGCTGCTGAAGATGAAGAATATGCCCGCATGATGTTGAGGTTCGATGAACTTGAGAAAGAAGAACTTGCTGCTGGAAGTGGAGATGAGCATGATGAAGATGAGCACAATGAAGCTGATGTTGATCACTCCCTGAGTCAGCTTTCTGGTGATCATGTTCTTGGAAGTTTAGAG GAGCGCCAAGTAAGGAAGCCATTGCATCATTCAAAGGATGAATATGCAACCACTGAAGAGTTACTGAGTAAGCAACACTTTGAAGAAGATTTTGCTAATCAGTTAAAG TCCAAAATACAGCTTGAAGGTTTGAAGGAGCAATCTGTACCTAAAG ATTCAGATGATGTTTCACATGGCAAAAGTTTTGCAAATAGGGCGACTCAGTCCAGTTCTCATGGGAAGGACAACATTCAAGCTCTGCCTACATCAAAAGCTGAG ACTTCCGTCCAGTCTTCTAAGCCAGCCACAGATAGTCTCAAG GCATTTACGGGCTCTATTGTAGAGCACACTCGCAATATACAAATGAATCCAAGGGAACAAGCTGCATCTTCATCTCAG TCTTCTGGGTCTCAACCTACGAAACCAGTTTCTAGATTCAAGATGCAGAGAAGATAG